Proteins encoded by one window of Bauldia sp.:
- a CDS encoding ATP-binding protein, which yields MSTMPRSSAVPRSVVPTRTQPRAPLAAPKPEAPAAPAPDRQASRRVVGGLFAALAGIAVLFAFAYAYLYPSLAPTIAAVALAFTVVALWGAQRIDQQQFAAERARLAAENVRLANELEALSDTAWELRESEERYRSLIDAQGDLIVRRNAAGKVTFVNPAFAKAFGRTPQSLVGDTLTLVPLVARAAGTHDGVAARDVRLVTAAGWRWYSWVDIRMRDEIYSVARDITARKDVEQALVDARHKAEAASQAKSRVLATVSHEFRTPLNGILGLTGLLRETSLTPDQETYARAVHSSGEALLALVDDMLDFSKIEAGRLDLHPEPTDLEALVQEIVELLAGRAHIKGIDIAAEVAADVPASVVVDPTRLRQVLINLAGNGVKFTEKGGVTVSVSVANDGALRFAVADSGPGIPAEDSERLFDEFEQMDTALTRRHGGAGLGLAISRRIVRRMGGDVTMAPRAGGGSVFAFTLALMPKAAAPAPIADLTGRSFLIVAPAGAEPPALARHLAGIGASVRVATTLNEAAGLVGAATAADEIHDAVFIDARVAQGAEHALARLREAAGTPIAAVVLIEPGKRSEVEALRAAGFDAYLVRPVRRASLLRIATEMSETRGGFRVDPGDVRAATPAVARRAAHGLEVLLAEDNEINALLARAVLEGLGHTVMEVRDGAAALSAARGKAGGFAVILMDLHMPGLDGLSAARAIREWEQAFRQPRSAILAVTADVLAETRAAAEAAGIDAVLEKPMTPDALRRALAELTE from the coding sequence ATGTCGACCATGCCGCGTTCGTCCGCCGTTCCGCGTTCCGTCGTCCCGACCCGCACGCAGCCGCGCGCCCCGCTCGCCGCCCCGAAGCCCGAAGCTCCCGCCGCGCCGGCGCCCGACAGGCAGGCGAGCCGCCGCGTCGTCGGCGGATTGTTCGCAGCCCTCGCCGGTATCGCGGTCCTCTTCGCCTTCGCCTACGCTTACCTCTATCCCTCGCTCGCCCCGACCATCGCCGCCGTCGCGCTCGCCTTCACGGTGGTCGCCCTGTGGGGCGCGCAGCGCATCGACCAGCAGCAGTTCGCCGCCGAACGCGCCAGGCTAGCCGCCGAGAACGTGCGCCTCGCCAACGAACTCGAGGCGCTGTCCGACACCGCGTGGGAACTCCGCGAGAGCGAGGAGCGCTATCGCAGCTTGATCGATGCGCAGGGCGACCTGATCGTCCGCCGCAACGCCGCCGGCAAGGTCACCTTCGTCAATCCGGCATTCGCGAAGGCCTTCGGCCGCACGCCGCAAAGTCTCGTCGGCGATACGCTGACGCTGGTGCCGCTGGTTGCCCGCGCTGCCGGCACGCACGATGGCGTCGCCGCGCGCGACGTGCGCCTCGTCACCGCCGCCGGCTGGCGCTGGTACTCGTGGGTCGATATCCGCATGCGCGACGAGATCTACTCCGTCGCCCGCGACATCACCGCGCGCAAGGACGTCGAGCAGGCGCTGGTCGACGCGCGCCACAAGGCCGAAGCCGCCAGCCAGGCGAAGTCGCGCGTGCTGGCGACCGTCAGCCACGAGTTCCGCACGCCGCTGAACGGCATCCTCGGGCTCACGGGATTGCTGAGGGAAACCAGCCTGACGCCCGATCAGGAGACCTACGCCCGCGCCGTGCATTCCTCCGGCGAGGCGCTGCTGGCGCTGGTCGACGACATGCTCGATTTCTCCAAGATCGAGGCCGGCCGGCTCGACCTCCATCCCGAGCCGACTGATCTCGAAGCGCTGGTGCAGGAGATCGTCGAGCTGCTCGCCGGCCGCGCCCACATCAAGGGCATCGACATCGCCGCCGAAGTCGCCGCCGATGTGCCGGCGAGCGTCGTGGTCGATCCGACGCGGCTGCGCCAGGTGCTGATCAATCTCGCCGGCAACGGGGTGAAGTTCACCGAGAAGGGCGGCGTCACCGTTTCGGTTTCGGTCGCCAACGACGGGGCGCTGCGCTTCGCCGTCGCCGACAGCGGCCCGGGAATTCCGGCGGAAGATTCGGAGCGTCTGTTCGACGAATTCGAGCAGATGGACACCGCGCTGACGCGCCGCCACGGCGGCGCCGGCCTCGGACTCGCCATCTCGCGTCGCATCGTGCGGCGCATGGGCGGCGACGTGACGATGGCGCCGCGCGCCGGCGGTGGCTCGGTTTTCGCCTTCACGCTGGCGCTTATGCCCAAGGCCGCCGCGCCGGCGCCGATCGCCGATCTCACCGGGCGCAGTTTCTTGATCGTCGCGCCGGCCGGCGCCGAGCCGCCGGCGTTGGCGCGGCATTTGGCCGGTATCGGCGCATCGGTGCGCGTCGCCACGACGCTGAACGAAGCAGCGGGCCTCGTCGGCGCCGCGACGGCGGCCGACGAGATCCACGACGCGGTGTTCATCGACGCGCGCGTCGCACAAGGCGCGGAGCACGCGCTGGCGCGGCTGCGCGAAGCCGCCGGAACGCCGATCGCCGCGGTCGTGTTGATCGAGCCCGGCAAGCGCAGCGAGGTCGAGGCGCTGCGTGCCGCTGGCTTCGACGCTTACCTCGTGCGCCCGGTGCGGCGCGCGTCGCTGCTCCGCATCGCCACCGAGATGAGCGAGACGCGCGGCGGCTTCCGCGTCGACCCCGGCGACGTCCGCGCTGCGACGCCGGCGGTGGCTCGCCGCGCCGCGCACGGGCTCGAGGTGCTGCTAGCCGAGGACAACGAGATCAACGCGCTGCTCGCGCGCGCTGTGCTCGAGGGCCTCGGCCACACGGTAATGGAGGTCCGCGACGGCGCCGCGGCGCTGTCGGCGGCGCGCGGCAAGGCCGGCGGCTTCGCCGTCATCCTGATGGATTTACACATGCCCGGCCTCGACGGCCTCTCGGCGGCGCGCGCCATCCGCGAATGGGAACAGGCGTTCCGCCAGCCGCGCTCGGCGATCCTCGCCGTCACCGCCGACGTGCTGGCTGAGACGCGGGCGGCGGCCGAAGCGGCCGGCATCGATGCGGTGCTGGAGAAGCCGATGACGCCGGACGCATTGCGCCGCGCGCTGGCGGAATTGACGGAGTAG
- the grpE gene encoding nucleotide exchange factor GrpE has product MADETTPETPAANDTPAEGKTFSIDGLMNEVAEMKDKVLRTLAEMENLRRRTEREMADARTYAIASFARDMLTVGDNLRRAIDAVPKEQRDGRDPALNALIEGVEVTERGMEQAMTKFGVRRVETKGTKFDPAMHQAMFEVDTPDAAPGTVVEEIQAGYAIGDRVLRPALVAIAKRAKPAVVAANDPEPKVTAAPEGPES; this is encoded by the coding sequence ATGGCCGACGAGACCACGCCCGAAACCCCCGCCGCGAACGACACGCCGGCCGAAGGCAAGACTTTCAGCATCGACGGCCTGATGAACGAGGTCGCGGAGATGAAGGACAAGGTGCTGCGCACACTCGCGGAGATGGAGAATCTCCGCCGACGTACCGAGCGCGAGATGGCCGACGCGCGCACCTACGCCATCGCCAGCTTCGCGCGCGACATGCTGACGGTGGGCGACAACCTGCGCCGCGCCATTGACGCCGTGCCGAAGGAACAGCGCGACGGCCGCGACCCGGCGCTCAACGCGCTGATCGAGGGGGTCGAGGTGACCGAGCGCGGCATGGAGCAGGCGATGACGAAGTTCGGCGTCCGCCGCGTCGAGACCAAGGGCACGAAATTCGATCCGGCGATGCACCAGGCGATGTTCGAGGTCGACACGCCAGACGCGGCGCCCGGCACGGTGGTCGAAGAGATCCAGGCCGGCTACGCCATCGGCGACCGCGTGCTGCGGCCGGCGCTGGTGGCGATCGCGAAGCGCGCCAAGCCGGCGGTTGTCGCGGCGAACGATCCGGAGCCGAAGGTAACGGCGGCGCCGGAGGGGCCGGAGAGTTAG
- the coaA gene encoding type I pantothenate kinase, with protein MDQIAPTVIAPHRVFTREEWAKLRADTPLTLNSDDVVRLKSLNDPINLEEVVQIYLPITRLLSLYVAATQGLHDATRRFLGADDSVTPYIIGVAGSVAVGKSTTARILRALLRRWPNTPKVDLIATDGFLKPNAALAREGLMEKKGFPESYDRPALSAFLADIKAGKSNVVAPVYSHLAYDIVPDETITIDRPDILIVEGLNVLQTSKPPRDGRQIPFVSDFFDFSIYLDADEAALRHWYIERFRRLRDTAFQDPKSYFHRYAAMDEAETEKIAAGLWERINLVNLRENIIPTRPRAHLILSKADDHRIQKVALRRI; from the coding sequence ATGGATCAGATCGCGCCCACCGTCATCGCGCCGCACCGCGTCTTCACCCGCGAGGAATGGGCGAAGCTGCGCGCCGACACGCCGCTGACGCTGAACTCCGACGACGTCGTGCGGCTGAAGTCGCTGAACGATCCGATCAACCTCGAAGAGGTGGTCCAGATCTACCTGCCGATCACGCGCCTGCTGTCGCTCTACGTCGCGGCGACGCAGGGGCTGCACGACGCGACCCGGCGCTTTCTCGGCGCCGACGATTCGGTGACGCCGTACATCATCGGCGTCGCCGGCTCAGTCGCGGTCGGCAAGTCGACGACGGCGCGCATCCTGCGCGCGCTTCTCCGCCGCTGGCCGAACACGCCGAAGGTCGACCTGATCGCGACCGACGGATTCCTCAAGCCCAACGCAGCGCTGGCGCGCGAAGGCCTGATGGAGAAAAAAGGCTTCCCGGAAAGCTACGACCGGCCGGCGCTCTCCGCCTTCCTCGCCGACATAAAGGCGGGAAAAAGCAACGTCGTCGCGCCGGTCTATTCGCATCTTGCCTATGACATCGTGCCCGACGAGACGATCACCATCGACCGGCCGGACATCCTGATCGTCGAGGGGCTCAACGTGCTGCAGACCTCGAAGCCGCCGCGCGACGGCCGCCAGATTCCGTTCGTCTCGGATTTCTTCGACTTTTCGATATACCTCGATGCCGACGAGGCGGCGCTCCGCCACTGGTACATCGAGCGGTTCCGCCGGTTGCGCGACACCGCCTTCCAGGATCCGAAATCGTACTTCCACCGCTATGCCGCGATGGACGAGGCGGAAACCGAGAAGATCGCCGCCGGCCTTTGGGAGCGGATCAACCTCGTAAATCTCAGGGAAAACATCATTCCGACGCGGCCGCGCGCCCACCTGATCCTGTCCAAGGCCGACGACCACCGCATCCAGAAGGTAGCGCTCCGCCGCATCTGA
- a CDS encoding phosphoribosyl-ATP diphosphatase, with translation MADFSLSDLANIIAERARAGDASSSYTARLIAEGVAKCARKFGEEAVEATIAAISESDAALTAEAGDVLYHLLVVLQARNIPLGAVMAELEGRTRQGGLAEKAARPKP, from the coding sequence ATGGCGGATTTCAGCCTCTCCGACCTCGCAAACATCATCGCCGAGCGCGCCCGCGCCGGCGACGCGTCCTCGTCGTACACGGCGCGGCTGATCGCCGAGGGCGTCGCCAAATGCGCCCGCAAGTTCGGCGAGGAGGCGGTCGAGGCGACCATTGCCGCGATCTCGGAGAGCGACGCGGCGCTGACCGCGGAGGCCGGCGACGTGCTATACCATCTGCTGGTGGTGCTGCAGGCGCGCAACATTCCGCTCGGCGCCGTAATGGCGGAGCTCGAAGGCCGCACGCGCCAGGGCGGGCTTGCCGAAAAAGCGGCGCGGCCGAAACCGTGA
- the hisF gene encoding imidazole glycerol phosphate synthase subunit HisF — protein sequence MTLKVRVIPCLDVKDGRVVKGVRFVDLTDAGDPVEAARAYDAAGADELCFLDITASHEKRGTILDVVARTAEQCFMPVTVGGGVRTVADVRALLLAGADKVSINTGAIERRAVVREASEKFGAQAIVVAIDAKRVGDHFEIFTHGGRNATGLDAVRYAAEVAALGAGEILLTSMDRDGTGDGFDLELTRAVADAVPIPVVASGGVGNLDHFTDGVRQGHASAVLAASIFHFGTFTIRQAKEHMAAAGIPVRLDG from the coding sequence GTGACGCTCAAGGTCCGCGTCATCCCCTGCCTCGACGTGAAGGACGGCCGCGTCGTCAAGGGCGTGCGCTTCGTCGATCTCACCGATGCCGGCGATCCGGTGGAGGCGGCGCGGGCCTATGACGCCGCCGGCGCCGACGAGCTCTGCTTCCTCGACATCACCGCCAGCCACGAGAAGCGCGGCACTATCCTCGACGTCGTCGCGCGCACCGCCGAGCAATGCTTCATGCCGGTGACTGTCGGCGGCGGCGTGCGCACGGTTGCCGATGTGCGCGCCTTGCTGCTTGCGGGCGCCGACAAAGTTTCGATCAACACCGGCGCCATCGAGCGGCGCGCGGTGGTGCGCGAGGCGTCGGAAAAATTCGGGGCGCAGGCGATCGTGGTGGCGATCGACGCAAAGCGCGTCGGCGATCATTTCGAAATCTTCACGCACGGCGGCCGCAACGCGACCGGGCTCGACGCCGTCCGCTATGCCGCGGAGGTGGCAGCGCTCGGCGCCGGCGAAATTCTGCTCACGTCAATGGACCGCGACGGCACCGGCGACGGCTTCGACCTCGAGCTGACGCGCGCCGTCGCAGACGCCGTGCCGATCCCGGTCGTGGCGTCGGGCGGCGTCGGGAACCTCGATCATTTCACCGACGGCGTCAGGCAGGGCCACGCGTCCGCGGTGCTGGCGGCCTCCATATTCCACTTCGGAACCTTTACGATCCGCCAGGCGAAGGAGCATATGGCGGCGGCCGGCATTCCCGTCCGGCTTGATGGATAG
- the hisA gene encoding 1-(5-phosphoribosyl)-5-[(5-phosphoribosylamino)methylideneamino]imidazole-4-carboxamide isomerase, with translation MFLYPAIDLKDGQAVRLEQGDMARATTFNRDPAAQARAFADAGFDRLHVVDLNGAFAGRSENGAAVDAILAATDLPVQLGGGIRDMTAIESWLDKGITRVVLGTVAVTDPDLVGAAAALFPGQVAVGIDARGGQVAVRGWAETTSMSAINLARRFEDVGVAAIIYTDIDRDGLMKGLNLPATLAIANAVEIPVIASGGLNGIEDVRRLLQPDCAILEGAIAGRALYDGRLDPHEALALLRAKP, from the coding sequence ATGTTCCTCTATCCCGCCATCGACCTGAAGGACGGGCAGGCCGTGCGCCTCGAGCAGGGCGACATGGCGCGTGCCACGACCTTCAACCGCGATCCCGCAGCGCAGGCGCGTGCCTTCGCCGATGCCGGCTTCGACCGGCTGCACGTCGTCGATCTCAACGGCGCCTTTGCCGGGCGTTCGGAAAACGGCGCGGCGGTCGATGCGATCCTCGCGGCGACCGACCTGCCGGTGCAGCTCGGCGGCGGCATCCGGGACATGACGGCGATCGAGTCGTGGCTGGACAAGGGGATCACGCGCGTCGTGCTGGGCACGGTCGCGGTCACCGATCCGGATCTCGTTGGCGCCGCCGCAGCGTTGTTCCCCGGTCAGGTCGCGGTCGGCATCGACGCGCGCGGCGGCCAGGTCGCGGTGCGCGGCTGGGCCGAGACCACGAGCATGAGCGCGATCAACCTCGCCCGCCGCTTCGAGGACGTCGGCGTCGCCGCGATCATCTACACCGACATCGACCGCGACGGCCTGATGAAAGGCCTGAACCTGCCGGCGACGCTGGCGATCGCCAACGCCGTCGAGATCCCGGTGATTGCGTCGGGCGGCCTCAACGGCATCGAGGACGTGCGCCGCCTGCTGCAGCCGGATTGCGCCATCCTCGAAGGCGCCATCGCCGGCCGCGCGCTTTACGACGGGCGCCTCGATCCGCACGAGGCGCTGGCCCTCTTGAGGGCGAAGCCGTGA
- the hisH gene encoding imidazole glycerol phosphate synthase subunit HisH, which produces MSVAIIDYGAGNLRSAEKAFQFAIAHEGMDETVTVTADPDVVAKADRVVLPGDGAFADCKTNLDAIPGMIDAIGESIDAKGRPFFGICVGMQLLATRGIEHAVTRGLDRIPGEVRPIEPKDAALKVPHMGWNTLATTRDHALFDGIEFGERGWHAYFLHGYHLVADAASDVTAVADYGGPVTAIVARGTIAGTQFHPEKSQRLGLKLIANFLKWKP; this is translated from the coding sequence GTGAGCGTCGCGATCATCGATTACGGCGCGGGAAATCTGCGCTCGGCGGAGAAGGCGTTCCAGTTCGCCATCGCCCACGAGGGCATGGACGAAACAGTAACCGTCACTGCCGATCCTGATGTCGTGGCGAAGGCGGATCGCGTCGTGCTGCCCGGCGACGGCGCCTTCGCCGACTGCAAGACCAACCTCGACGCCATCCCCGGCATGATCGACGCCATCGGCGAGTCGATCGACGCCAAGGGCCGCCCGTTTTTCGGCATCTGCGTCGGCATGCAGTTGCTCGCCACGCGCGGCATCGAGCACGCGGTAACGCGAGGACTCGACCGCATCCCCGGCGAGGTGCGGCCGATCGAGCCCAAGGACGCGGCGCTGAAGGTGCCGCACATGGGCTGGAACACGCTCGCCACGACGCGCGACCATGCGCTGTTCGACGGCATCGAATTCGGCGAGCGCGGCTGGCACGCCTATTTCCTGCACGGCTATCACCTCGTCGCCGACGCGGCCTCCGACGTCACCGCCGTCGCCGACTACGGCGGGCCGGTGACGGCGATCGTCGCGCGCGGCACGATTGCCGGCACGCAGTTCCATCCCGAGAAAAGCCAGCGCCTCGGGCTGAAGCTGATCGCCAATTTCCTGAAGTGGAAGCCGTAG
- a CDS encoding DUF2628 domain-containing protein yields MILAPQARDGDALPDPMALVFVKDGFNWPALFFAGPWLIYRRMWLVLIGYIVIAMGIAFLAERLVGSSGGPIIFLLHILFALEANELRRWTLERNGYRMIGVAEGRSLEEAEIRYFGETDTAAMAAPVPPTPPTPPTPPRPQAPVKPSAEAGDVVGLFPAPGAAT; encoded by the coding sequence ATGATCCTCGCGCCCCAGGCCCGCGACGGCGATGCGCTGCCGGACCCGATGGCGCTCGTCTTCGTCAAGGACGGCTTCAACTGGCCGGCGCTGTTCTTCGCCGGCCCCTGGCTGATCTATCGCCGGATGTGGCTGGTTCTCATCGGCTACATCGTGATCGCGATGGGCATTGCGTTCCTCGCCGAGCGGCTGGTCGGATCGTCGGGCGGGCCGATCATTTTCCTGCTCCACATTCTGTTCGCGCTGGAGGCCAACGAGCTCCGCCGCTGGACGCTGGAGCGCAACGGCTACCGTATGATCGGTGTCGCCGAGGGCCGCTCGCTGGAGGAAGCCGAGATCCGCTACTTCGGCGAGACCGACACCGCCGCTATGGCCGCGCCGGTGCCGCCGACGCCTCCTACTCCGCCGACCCCACCGCGGCCGCAGGCGCCGGTGAAGCCGTCCGCGGAAGCCGGCGACGTCGTCGGGCTGTTCCCGGCGCCGGGAGCGGCGACGTGA
- the hisB gene encoding imidazoleglycerol-phosphate dehydratase HisB encodes MRSATIKRKTKETDIAVTVALDGEGKAKISTGVGFFDHMLEQVARHSLIDITIAAKGDLHIDQHHTVEDVGIALGQALKQALGDMKGITRYADVHLPMDEAMTRAAIDISGRPYLVWKVAFTRVKIGEMESELFREFFQAFAQNAGITLHIENLYGKNNHHIAETCFKALARALRTAVAIDARQKSRVPSTKGSLSG; translated from the coding sequence ATGCGTAGCGCCACGATCAAGCGCAAGACCAAGGAAACCGACATCGCCGTCACCGTCGCCCTCGACGGCGAGGGCAAGGCGAAGATTTCGACCGGCGTCGGCTTCTTCGACCACATGCTGGAGCAGGTCGCGCGCCACAGCCTGATCGACATCACCATCGCGGCCAAGGGCGACTTGCACATCGACCAGCACCACACGGTCGAGGACGTCGGCATCGCGCTCGGCCAGGCGCTGAAGCAGGCGCTGGGCGACATGAAGGGCATCACGCGCTACGCCGACGTGCACCTGCCGATGGACGAAGCGATGACGCGCGCCGCGATCGATATTTCCGGCCGGCCTTACCTGGTCTGGAAGGTCGCCTTCACGCGCGTGAAGATCGGCGAGATGGAGAGCGAACTGTTCCGCGAATTTTTCCAGGCGTTCGCGCAGAACGCCGGGATCACGCTGCACATCGAGAATCTCTACGGCAAGAACAACCACCATATCGCCGAGACGTGCTTCAAGGCGCTGGCGCGGGCGCTCCGCACCGCCGTCGCCATAGACGCGCGGCAGAAATCGCGCGTACCCTCCACCAAGGGCAGCCTCTCCGGCTAA
- the hslV gene encoding ATP-dependent protease subunit HslV, producing MEHKDSATWYGTTIVTVRKGGKVVVAGDGQVSVGQTVMKHNAKKVRTLGKGNGVIAGFAGATADAFTLFERLEAKLEQYPGQLTRACVELAKDWRTDRYLRRLEAMMIVADKGTTLVLTGTGDVLEPEYGVAAIGSGGNYALAAARALMDSDKDAETIARKAMEIAADICIYTNDNVTLESLPSEAK from the coding sequence GTGGAACATAAGGATTCCGCCACCTGGTACGGCACGACCATCGTGACCGTCAGGAAGGGTGGCAAGGTCGTCGTCGCGGGCGACGGCCAGGTCTCGGTCGGCCAGACCGTGATGAAGCACAACGCCAAGAAGGTGCGCACGCTCGGCAAGGGCAACGGCGTCATCGCCGGGTTCGCCGGCGCCACCGCCGACGCGTTTACCCTCTTCGAGCGGCTCGAGGCCAAGCTCGAGCAGTATCCCGGCCAGCTCACCCGCGCTTGCGTCGAGCTCGCCAAGGACTGGCGCACCGACCGCTATCTCCGCCGTCTCGAAGCCATGATGATCGTCGCCGACAAGGGGACGACGCTGGTGCTGACCGGCACCGGCGACGTGCTCGAGCCGGAATACGGCGTCGCCGCGATCGGCTCGGGCGGCAACTACGCCCTCGCCGCGGCGCGCGCCCTCATGGATTCGGACAAGGATGCCGAGACCATCGCCCGCAAGGCGATGGAGATCGCCGCCGACATCTGCATCTACACCAACGATAACGTCACGCTGGAAAGCCTGCCGTCGGAGGCGAAGTAA